A genomic stretch from Physeter macrocephalus isolate SW-GA chromosome 12, ASM283717v5, whole genome shotgun sequence includes:
- the LOC102976843 gene encoding receptor-binding cancer antigen expressed on SiSo cells-like translates to MMSFRLFKVCTCLATVFSFLKRLTRRPGRGRKLSGDQRTLPTTLGYSSVPKQTDVEEWTSWDEDAPTSVKIEGGSGNVATQQNALEQLEPDYFKDVTPTIRKTQKIIIKKGEPLNLGSPDGSTGFSSRLAVTQDMPFIHQSPDLGDLDTWRENTNAWEEEEDAAWQAEEVLRQQKIADRAKRAAERKKMEKEAQRLTKKEQNKTGVKLSRQNVLQMS, encoded by the exons ATGATGAG TTTTCGGTTATTTAAAGTTTGTACCTGCCTAGCAACAGTATTTTCATTCCTAAAGAGATTAACACGCAGACCTGGCAGAGGACGGAAATTAAGTGGAGACCAAAGAACTTTGCCAACTACACTGGGTTATTCATCAGTTCCTAAGCAGACAGATGTTGAAGAGTGGACTTCCTGGGATGAAGATGCACCCACCAGTGTAAAGATTGAAGGAGGGAGTGGGAATGTGGCAACACAGCAAAATGCTTTAGAACAACTGGAACCTGACTATTTTAAGGACGTGACACCAACTATAAGGAAAACCCAGAAAATCATTATTAAGAAGGGAGAACCATTAAATTTGGGCAGCCCAGATGGTAGCACGGGTTTCTCTAGTAGACTAGCAGTTACACAAGATATGCCTTTTATTCATCAGTCTCCTGACTTAGGTGACTTGGATACCTGGCGGGAAAATACCAATGcatgggaagaagaagaagatgcgGCCTGGCAAGCCGAAGAAGTTCTGAGGCAGCAGAAGATAGCAGACAGAGCAAAGAGAgcagcagaaaggaagaaaatggaaaaggaagcaCAGCGGCTAACgaagaaggaacaaaacaaaactggtgtGAAACTTTCACGACAAAATGTCCTTCAGATGTCATAG